Proteins encoded within one genomic window of Felis catus isolate Fca126 chromosome C1, F.catus_Fca126_mat1.0, whole genome shotgun sequence:
- the ZFAND2B gene encoding AN1-type zinc finger protein 2B isoform X3, protein MEFPDLGAHCSEPSCQRLDFLPLKCDACSGIFCADHVAYAQHHCGSAYQKDIQVPVCPLCNVPVPVARGEPPDRAVGEHIDRDCRSDPAQQKRKIFTNKCERSGCRQREMMKLTCERCGRNFCIKHRHPLDHDCSGEGHPTSRAGLAAISRAQASSTSTIPSPSRTLPSSTSPSRATTQSPSRTAPPVIALQNGLSEDEALQRALELSLAETKPQVPSSQEEEDLALAQALSASEAEYQRQQAQSRTLKPSNCSLC, encoded by the exons ATGGAGTTTCCGGACCTCGGGGCTCACTGTTCCGAGCCGAGCTGTCAGCGCTTGG ATTTTCTGCCGCTGAAGTGCGACGCCTGCTCGGGCATCTTCTGCGCAGACCATGTGGCCTACGCCCAGCATCACTGTGGGTCTGCTTACCAAAAG GATATCCAGGTACCTGTATGCCCACTCTGTAATGTGCCTGTACCTGTGGCCAGAGGGGAGCCCCCTGACCGTGCTGTGGGGGAGCATATTGACCGAGACTGTCGCTCAGATCCAGCACAGCAAAAACGTAAG ATCTTCACCAATAAGTGTGAACGCTCTGGCTGCCGGCAGCGAGAAATGATGAAACTGACCTGTGAACGCTGTGGCCGAAACTTCTGCATCAAGCACCGTCACCCACTGGACCATGATTGCTCTGGGGAGGGTCACCCAACCAGCCGGGCAGG ACTTGCTGCCATCTCCAGAGCACAAGCTTCTTCTACAAGCACCATCCCCAGCCCGAGTCGGACATTGCCTTCATCTACCTCTCCCAGCAG AGCCACAACCCAGTCTCCATCCCGGACAGCCCCTCCGGTGATTGCTCTGCAGAACGGCTTG AGTGAGGATGAGGCTCTGCAACGAGCCCTAGAACTGTCCCTGGCAGAGACCAAACCCCAGGTCCCAAG TTCTCAGGAGGAAGAAGACTTAGCTTTAGCACAAGCACTATCAGCAAGTGAGGCAGAATACCAACGGCAGCAG GCGCAAAGTCGCACCTTGAAGCCGTCCAACTGCAGCCTGTGCTAG
- the ZFAND2B gene encoding AN1-type zinc finger protein 2B isoform X1, whose product MEFPDLGAHCSEPSCQRLDFLPLKCDACSGIFCADHVAYAQHHCGSAYQKDIQVPVCPLCNVPVPVARGEPPDRAVGEHIDRDCRSDPAQQKRKIFTNKCERSGCRQREMMKLTCERCGRNFCIKHRHPLDHDCSGEGHPTSRAGLAAISRAQASSTSTIPSPSRTLPSSTSPSSLLNVCRRATTQSPSRTAPPVIALQNGLSEDEALQRALELSLAETKPQVPSSQEEEDLALAQALSASEAEYQRQQAQSRTLKPSNCSLC is encoded by the exons ATGGAGTTTCCGGACCTCGGGGCTCACTGTTCCGAGCCGAGCTGTCAGCGCTTGG ATTTTCTGCCGCTGAAGTGCGACGCCTGCTCGGGCATCTTCTGCGCAGACCATGTGGCCTACGCCCAGCATCACTGTGGGTCTGCTTACCAAAAG GATATCCAGGTACCTGTATGCCCACTCTGTAATGTGCCTGTACCTGTGGCCAGAGGGGAGCCCCCTGACCGTGCTGTGGGGGAGCATATTGACCGAGACTGTCGCTCAGATCCAGCACAGCAAAAACGTAAG ATCTTCACCAATAAGTGTGAACGCTCTGGCTGCCGGCAGCGAGAAATGATGAAACTGACCTGTGAACGCTGTGGCCGAAACTTCTGCATCAAGCACCGTCACCCACTGGACCATGATTGCTCTGGGGAGGGTCACCCAACCAGCCGGGCAGG ACTTGCTGCCATCTCCAGAGCACAAGCTTCTTCTACAAGCACCATCCCCAGCCCGAGTCGGACATTGCCTTCATCTACCTCTCCCAGCAG cctcttGAATGTCTGCCGTAGAGCCACAACCCAGTCTCCATCCCGGACAGCCCCTCCGGTGATTGCTCTGCAGAACGGCTTG AGTGAGGATGAGGCTCTGCAACGAGCCCTAGAACTGTCCCTGGCAGAGACCAAACCCCAGGTCCCAAG TTCTCAGGAGGAAGAAGACTTAGCTTTAGCACAAGCACTATCAGCAAGTGAGGCAGAATACCAACGGCAGCAG GCGCAAAGTCGCACCTTGAAGCCGTCCAACTGCAGCCTGTGCTAG
- the ZFAND2B gene encoding AN1-type zinc finger protein 2B isoform X2, translated as MEFPDLGAHCSEPSCQRLDFLPLKCDACSGIFCADHVAYAQHHCGSAYQKDIQVPVCPLCNVPVPVARGEPPDRAVGEHIDRDCRSDPAQQKRKIFTNKCERSGCRQREMMKLTCERCGRNFCIKHRHPLDHDCSGEGHPTSRAGLAAISRAQASSTSTIPSPSRTLPSSTSPSSLLNVCRRATTQSPSRTAPPVIALQNGLSEDEALQRALELSLAETKPQVPSSQEEEDLALAQALSASEAEYQRQQGTEGEEAGSSLED; from the exons ATGGAGTTTCCGGACCTCGGGGCTCACTGTTCCGAGCCGAGCTGTCAGCGCTTGG ATTTTCTGCCGCTGAAGTGCGACGCCTGCTCGGGCATCTTCTGCGCAGACCATGTGGCCTACGCCCAGCATCACTGTGGGTCTGCTTACCAAAAG GATATCCAGGTACCTGTATGCCCACTCTGTAATGTGCCTGTACCTGTGGCCAGAGGGGAGCCCCCTGACCGTGCTGTGGGGGAGCATATTGACCGAGACTGTCGCTCAGATCCAGCACAGCAAAAACGTAAG ATCTTCACCAATAAGTGTGAACGCTCTGGCTGCCGGCAGCGAGAAATGATGAAACTGACCTGTGAACGCTGTGGCCGAAACTTCTGCATCAAGCACCGTCACCCACTGGACCATGATTGCTCTGGGGAGGGTCACCCAACCAGCCGGGCAGG ACTTGCTGCCATCTCCAGAGCACAAGCTTCTTCTACAAGCACCATCCCCAGCCCGAGTCGGACATTGCCTTCATCTACCTCTCCCAGCAG cctcttGAATGTCTGCCGTAGAGCCACAACCCAGTCTCCATCCCGGACAGCCCCTCCGGTGATTGCTCTGCAGAACGGCTTG AGTGAGGATGAGGCTCTGCAACGAGCCCTAGAACTGTCCCTGGCAGAGACCAAACCCCAGGTCCCAAG TTCTCAGGAGGAAGAAGACTTAGCTTTAGCACAAGCACTATCAGCAAGTGAGGCAGAATACCAACGGCAGCAG ggtacagagggagaggaggctgggagcagcctggaagactga
- the ABCB6 gene encoding ATP-binding cassette sub-family B member 6 codes for MVTVGNYCEAEGPVGPVWEKGGLSPCFFFTVVPSILMALGALALVLALTCKRREWPAGSRELSWSAGPLVLPYGLQLLLATLQVTLPLATLVGRVGTTGGAPLPGYLLLASIFGTLASACGLGLLVVERNQAWQRLAMGIWIEFRHSLGLLLLWTVAFAAENLALVSWNSPQWWWARADLSQKVQFSLWVLRYVVSGGLFILGLWAPGLRPQSYALKVNEEDQDVERSQVQSTEEAPGSTWRDLGRKLRLLSGYLWPRGSPALQLVVLICLGLMGLERGLNVLVPIFYRNIVNLLTEKAPWSSLAWTVITYVFLKFLQGGGTGSTGFVSNLRTFLWIRVQQFTSRQVQLRLFSHLHELSLRWHLGRRTGEVLRIVDRGTSSVTGLLSYLVFNVLPTLADITIGIIYFSMFFNAWFGLIVFLCMSLYLILTIVVTEWRTKFRRAMNLQENATRARAVDSLLNFETVKYYNAEGYEVDRYREAIINYQDLEWKSNASLVLLNQTQNLVIGLGLLAGSLLCAYFVSEQKLQVGDFVLFGTYIIQLYMPLNWFGTYYRMIQTNFIDMENMFDLLKEKAEVKDLPGAGPLRFQKGQIEFENVHFSYTSGRETLQDVSFTVMPGQTLALVGPSGAGKSTVLRLLFRFYDLSSGCIRIDGQDISQVTQISLRSHIGVVPQDTVLFNDTVANNIRYGCITAGDEEVVAAAQAAGIHDTILAFPEGYETQVGERGLKLSGGEKQRVAIARTILKAPDIILLDEATSALDTSNERAIQASLAKVCANRTTIVVAHRLSTVVDADQILVFKDGCIVERGRHEALLSRGGVYAEMWQLQQRGQEEVSEDTKSQTETQ; via the exons ATGGTGACTGTGGGCAATTACTGCGAGGCCGAAGGGCCCGTGGGTCCGGTCTGGGAGAAGGGTGGCCTTAGTCCCTGCTTCTTCTTCACGGTTGTGCCCTCGATACTGATGGCCCTGGGGGCTCTGGCCTTGGTGCTAGCCCTTACCTGCAAGCGTCGGGAGTGGCCAGCTGGCTCCCGTGAGCTGTCTTGGAGCGCCGGCCCCCTTGTCCTTCCTTATGGGCTGCAGCTACTTCTGGCTACACTCCAGGTGACGCTGCCCCTAGCTACCCTGGTTGGCCGGGTGGGCACTACTGGGGGAGCCCCGCTGCCAGGCTACCTACTGCTGGCTTCCATATTTGGGACTCTGGCCAGCGCCTGTGGCCTGGGGCTGCTGGTGGTGGAACGCAATCAGGCCTGGCAAAGGCTAGCAATGGGCATCTGGATCGAGTTCAGGCACAGCTTGGGTCTCCTGCTCCTCTGGACTGTGGCGTTTGCAGCTGAGAACTTGGCCCTTGTGTCTTGGAACAGCCCACAGTGGTGGTGGGCAAGGGCAGACTTGAGCCAGAAG GTCCAATTTAGCCTATGGGTGCTGCGGTATGTGGTCTCTGGAGGGCTTTTTATCCTGGGACTCTGGGCCCCTGGACTTCGTCCCCAGTCCTACGCCTTGAAGGTTAATGAAGAAGATCAAGATGTAGAGAGGTCCCAG GTTCAGTCAACAGAGGAAGCACCAGGCTCTACCTGGCGAGACCTTGGCAGGAAGCTCCGCCTACTGAGTGGCTACCTGTGGCCTCGAGGGAGTCCAGCTCTGCAGCTTGTTGTGCTCATCTGCCTGGGACTCATGGGATTGGAACGGGGGCTGAACGTATTGGTCCCCATCTTCTACAGGAACATAG TGAACTTGTTGACTGAGAAGGCACCTTGGAGTTCCCTGGCCTGGACTGTTATCACCTATGTCTTCCTCAAGTTCCTCCAGGGCGGTGGCACTGGCAGCACAG GCTTTGTGAGCAACTTGCGCACGTTCCTGTGGATCCGGGTGCAGCAGTTCACATCGCGGCAGGTGCAGCTGCGCCTCTTCTCCCACCTGCATGAGCTCTCGCTGCGCTGGCACCTGGGGCGCCGAACGGGGGAAGTGCTACGGATTGTAGACCGGGGCACGTCCAGCGTCACAGGGCTGCTCAG CTACCTGGTGTTCAACGTCCTCCCCACCCTGGCTGACATCACCATTGGCATCATCTACTTCAGCATGTTCTTCAACGCCTGGTTTGGCCTCATTGTGTTCCTGTGCATGAGTCTTTACCTCA TCCTGACCATTGTGGTCACTGAGTGGAGAACAAAGTTTCGACGTGCTATGAACCTACAGGAAAATGCCACCCGGGCACGAGCCGTGGACTCTTTACTAAACTTTGAGACG GTGAAGTATTATAACGCGGAAGGTTACGAAGTGGACCGCTATCGAGAAGCCATTATCAACTATCAG GATTTGGAGTGGAAGTCAAATGCTTCACTGGTTTTACTAAATCAGACCCAGAATCTGGTGATTGGACTTGGGCTCCTTGCTGGCTCCCTGCTTTGCGCGTACTTTGTCAGTGAGCAGAAGCTACAG GTTGGGGACTTTGTGCTGTTTGGCACCTACATCATCCAGCTGTACATGCCCCTCAACTGGTTTGGCACCTACTACAG GATGATCCAGACAAACTTCATCGACATGGAGAACATGTTCGACCTGctgaaagagaaggcagaa GTGAAGGACCTTCCTGGAGCAGGGCCCCTGCGTTTCCAGAAGGGCCAGATAGAATTTGAGAATGTGCACTTCAGCTATACCAGTGG GCGAGAAACCCTACAGGATGTGTCCTTCACTGTCATGCCTGGACAGACACTGGCCCTG GTGGGCCCATCTGGAGCAGGGAAGAGCACAGTATTGCGCCTGCTGTTCCGCTTCTATGACCTCAGCTCTGGCTGCATCCGAATAGATGGGCAGGACATTTCCCAG GTGACCCAGATCTCCCTCCGGTCTCACATTGGAGTCGTGCCCCAGGACACCGTCCTCTTCAATGACACCGTCGCCAACAATATCCGCTATGGCTGCATCACAGCCGGGGACGAGGAGGTGGTGGCTGCTGCTCAGGCCGCGGGCATCCATGACACCATCCTGGCTTTCCCTGAAG GATATGAGACGCAGGTGGGCGAGCGGGGACTGAAGCTGAGTGGTGGGGAGAAGCAGCGTGTGGCCATTGCTCGCACCATTCTCAAGGCTCCAGACATCATTCTGCTGGACGAG GCAACATCGGCGCTGGATACGTCTAATGAGAGGGCCATCCAGGCTTCTCTGGCCAAAGTCTGTGCCAACCGCACCACCATCGTAGTAGCACACAG GCTCTCAACTGTGGTTGATGCCGACCAGATCCTCGTCTTCAAGGATGGCTGCATTGTGGAGAGAGGACG GCACGAGGCTCTGTTGTCCCGAGGTGGGGTGTATGCGGAGATGTGGCAGCTGCAGCAGCGGGGACAGGAAGAAGTTTCTGAAGACACCAAATCCCAGACTGAGACACAGTGA